From the Nitrospiria bacterium genome, the window GTCCATTGAATTCCTTCGGAAGGATGTTGCCAAAAAAATCCCCGAGCGGCGGGTGGTCCTCCGGCAATCCGCCTTCTCCGACCGCGGTCTTTTGTGTCGTGCTGATGTTGACCACGGCCGGTTTTTCATTCCGGACGATATCGGCAAAGGAGAAGAGTTTGGGTTCCGACGGAGCCGGGACCTTTTTTCCGGAGTCCGCGAGGACTGAACCGGAACCCGGCGCCAGCAGCGCGAGGGTCAGACCGATGCAGTGACCGAGTCGAATCTTCATGGCCATTTATTGTCCGATGGACCAGCCGATCCCGTATTGGGTCAGCCAGCCGTTCAGGATTCTTAGGGAATTGGTGAATACCAGCACCCCGATCAGAATCAAGAAGAGGCCGCTGGCCAGCGAGACGATCCACATATAGTCTTTCATTTTCCGGTACGAGGACAGGAAGGTGTTCACGCTCATCGCGGTGATCAGGAGGGGGAGCCCTAGTCCGATCGAGTAAACCGCAAGAAGCCGCACCCCGTCCACCACCGATTGAGACGTGCTCGCGAGCATGTAGACCGAACCCAGGATGGGACCGACGCAGGGGGTCCAGGCCGCGGCGAATGTGATCCCAATGAGTACGGAGCCGACCGCGCCGGCCGGACGGCTCTGGAAGTGGTATTGTTTGTAGACCATCAAAAACGGGATCTTGACGGCACCGATCAAATAAAGTCCGAAGAGGATGATCAACAATCCGCCGGCCTTCCGAATCCAGTCTTGGTATAGAAGAAGGGTCTGGCCGATGGCGGTGGCGGACGCTCCAAAGGCGATGAAGACGATCGAGAAGCCCAATATAAACAGAAGAGAGTTGGTTAAGGTGACCCGCCGGACCCGTTTGGTACCGGCGGTGTTCGTCAACTCCTCCAAGGAGAGTCCCGTGATGTAAGAGATATAAGCCGGAACCAACGGCAGGACGCACGGGGATACGAAGGATAAAAAACCCGCCGTGAAGGCGATCATGTAGGAAACGGTTTGAGGGGCTTCCGGCATCGTTATTTGGTCTTTAGTAGTTTTGCAATCAGATCCCGCGATTCCGGATTGCTCCAGTTGCGGGCCCCCACAAAGCGGTGGGTGATGACCCCGTTCTTATCGACCAAAACGGTCGTCGGAACGGACTGAATCAAATATTTATCGTCCACACGGAAATCCGGATCCAACAGGACCGGGTAGGATAGGCCGAGCTTTCTGATAAACGGTTGAACGGCCGGTGCCCCGTCCATATCGCTCGAAACCGCCAGGATTTCGAGTCCCTGGCCTTTGAATTCGTGATACAGGGCTTCCATGGACGGCATTTCGGCACGGCAAGGGCCGCACCAGGTGGCCCAGAAGTTAATAAATACCACCTTGCCTTCCAGGCTGGCCATGCTGACCTCTTGACCCTGAAGATTGGTCAGTCGAAAATTCGGCGCGAGGTAGCCGATTTTCGGGGCCTCTTCGTTGGCGATCGCGGTGGCCACCGATGGGGCAGAGGCCTTTTGACAGCCCGAAAGAAACAGTGCGAACGCGGCTGAAACGACGACTGCAGAAACGGAGAGTCTCATGAGTTTTGGGCCGAATCCCTACAGGGTTTTTGAGTCACGGGGCGATTGAACAAGGCCGATTACCAGAGGGTCTTAAACCATTTTGTGGCGATTACAAGCCTTTTTATTATACAACAGATCCAGATTCAGGACAAGCCGGTCGAACGGATCGGCGTCAAAGCGCCGGGGGATTTCCGGCTCGAAGGCTATCGAGCGCTTTCTTGACGAACTCGGCGTCTTCCGTTCCGGGTGCGAGATTGTGGAAGGCATCGGTCCAGCTTCGGTCGGCTAAGGCGTATTGTTTGAGACGCAGGAGAGCCACACCCTTATACCAAAGCAGCGCCGGATCCCTCGGCATCTTGACCAGGGCCGTTTCGAAGTGATCGAGGGCTTCCTGCGAACTTTTCCGATCGTCCGGAGACGACGTCTGGAGTTGGATGACCCCCAGAAAAAAATGCCCTTCGAAGTTGCCTTGGTCGAGCTCGACCACCTTGCTCCAGGCCTTCCTGGCGTCGTCAATTCGCTGCAAGGTCATGTAGGATCGCCCGGCCATGATCTGACCCTGAAGATCATTCGGGTTGTCCTTCAAGTGTTGCTCAAGCTTCGCAACCATCTCGGCCGGATTCGGCATTCCCGAAGGGTTGGCTGGGCCTTCGGTTTCCGCAAACCTTCGCTGGGCCTCGAGGCCGATCCTGGACGTTATATATTCGTAAATCACCGTGGCACTTCCCACGACGATAAGAGTCAGCGCAATCGATCCGGCCCATTTCATCGGTCCGGAGGTTCGAGGGCCCGGTTTTAAATCCGGACTTTTTGGCACGGGACGCTGTTTGGAAAACGAATCGAGTTTGTTTAGGATTTGGCCGAGCCGGTTTTCGTCGATCGCTTTGAGCCGTTGATGATCGGGAGAGTTCAGCCGGCCTTGGGCCAGATCGAGATCCAACTCGGCCAGCGAATTCAGGAGGGTCTGTTTCTCAATTTCAAGATCGATTCGTTCCTGGTCGAGGGATGCCTCGAGACCCATGGG encodes:
- a CDS encoding cytochrome c biogenesis protein CcdA, which gives rise to MPEAPQTVSYMIAFTAGFLSFVSPCVLPLVPAYISYITGLSLEELTNTAGTKRVRRVTLTNSLLFILGFSIVFIAFGASATAIGQTLLLYQDWIRKAGGLLIILFGLYLIGAVKIPFLMVYKQYHFQSRPAGAVGSVLIGITFAAAWTPCVGPILGSVYMLASTSQSVVDGVRLLAVYSIGLGLPLLITAMSVNTFLSSYRKMKDYMWIVSLASGLFLILIGVLVFTNSLRILNGWLTQYGIGWSIGQ
- a CDS encoding TlpA disulfide reductase family protein; the encoded protein is MRLSVSAVVVSAAFALFLSGCQKASAPSVATAIANEEAPKIGYLAPNFRLTNLQGQEVSMASLEGKVVFINFWATWCGPCRAEMPSMEALYHEFKGQGLEILAVSSDMDGAPAVQPFIRKLGLSYPVLLDPDFRVDDKYLIQSVPTTVLVDKNGVITHRFVGARNWSNPESRDLIAKLLKTK
- a CDS encoding tetratricopeptide repeat protein codes for the protein MLLFTLTAGLILFAVIVVLAYPLWNKNGAPIPMGLEASLDQERIDLEIEKQTLLNSLAELDLDLAQGRLNSPDHQRLKAIDENRLGQILNKLDSFSKQRPVPKSPDLKPGPRTSGPMKWAGSIALTLIVVGSATVIYEYITSRIGLEAQRRFAETEGPANPSGMPNPAEMVAKLEQHLKDNPNDLQGQIMAGRSYMTLQRIDDARKAWSKVVELDQGNFEGHFFLGVIQLQTSSPDDRKSSQEALDHFETALVKMPRDPALLWYKGVALLRLKQYALADRSWTDAFHNLAPGTEDAEFVKKALDSLRAGNPPAL